In one Arachis duranensis cultivar V14167 chromosome 9, aradu.V14167.gnm2.J7QH, whole genome shotgun sequence genomic region, the following are encoded:
- the LOC107464880 gene encoding uncharacterized protein At4g17910 isoform X1, whose translation MDPLKSFNSNKHLKEEFVSNLSGSSVLEIIALTITVPMLVLIRHSTSATGAFLKKKNDDAVSKSSNFKAYLSTLSLDFIIIVVPMLLCFTVLSNWTYIFTILLMLLTFVCIAAKRTAASSISIKGEHNSIREYITSYRVVVMIITFLCILAVDFRIFPRRYAKTETYGTSLMDLGVGSFVLANALVSRQARNITSVNWKTAIVSISPLITLGFLRLVTTTGVDYQVHVSEYGVHWNFFFTLAAVSILTSFVNVPPQYSGIFGLLVLVVYQFCLIHGLSAYLLSDERGMDIISQNKEGIHSIFGYWGMYLVGVQLGNYLIFGSHSSGLRSTKWVQIRVWILSIVFWLLTVFLDKHVERISRRTCNLPYVTSVLADNLQLLSILMLGDLIPGSKTSVLEEALNRNLLATFLLANILTGLVNLSVDTLSASSITALSVLLGYAYILSTVIGTADYFGVKLKFW comes from the exons ATGGATCCTCTCAAATCCTTCAACTCCAACAAGCATCTCAAAGAAGAATTTGTGAGCAATTTGAGTGGATCCTCTGTTCTCGAAATCATTGCTCTTACGATTACTGTCCCT ATGTTGGTCCTTATTCGACACTCCACTTCTGCAACTG GTGccttcttgaagaagaagaatgatgatGCAGTTTCCAAGTCTAGTAATTTCAAAGCATACTTATCTACATTGTCtttggattttattattattgttgttcctATGCTGTTGTGTTTCACG GTACTTTCAAACTGGACATATATATTCACAATTTTGTTAATGCTCTTAACATTCGTTTGTATTGCAGCCAAAAG GACTGCTGCTTCATCTATTTCTATCAAAGGAGAGCACAATTCTATTCGAGAATATATTACATCATACAGGGTGGTTGTG ATGATTATAACATTCCTGTGCATCTTGGCTGTTGACTTCAGAATATTTCCAAGAAGATATGCAAAGACTGAAACTTATGGAACTAGTTTG ATGGATCTTGGAGTTGGGTCATTTGTATTGGCGAATGCATTAGTTTCTCGGCAAGCACGAAATATCACATCTGT AAATTGGAAGACTGCAATAGTTTCAATTAGTCCACTGATCACGTTAGGGTTTCTTCGTCTTGTCACTACGACTGGTGTGGATTATCAG GTACATGTCAGTGAATATGGTGTGCATTGGAATTTCTTCTTCACACTTGCTGCCGTGTCAATCCTTACTTCATTTGTTAACGTTCCGCCGCAGTATTCTGGGATTTTTGGTTTGCTTGTCCTAGTAG TGTACCAGTTCTGTTTGATTCATGGTTTGAGCGCATACTTGCTTTCTGATGAAAGAGGAATGGATATCATTAGTCAAAATAAGGAGGGAATTCATAGTATATTTG GATACTGGGGCATGTATCTTGTTGGTGTTCAACTGggaaattatcttatctttggaaGCCATTCCTCTGGATTAAGAAGTACCAAATGGGTTCAGATTAGGGTCTGGATTCTGTCCATCGTATTTTG GTTATTAACTGTGTTTTTAGACAAGCATGTGGAAAGAATTTCGCGGAGAACG TGCAACCTGCCATATGTTACTAGTGTATTGGCCGACAACCTTCAG CTATTATCAATTCTAATGCTGGGTGATCTTATTCCTGGAAGTAAAACTTCAGTACTAGAAGAAGCACTAAACCGAAACTTATTGGCTACGTTTCTTCTG GCAAATATCCTCACAGGCTTGGTAAATCTTTCTGTTGATACCCTCTCTGCGTCATCAATTACAGCACTTTCCGTCTTGCTTGGGTATGCCTATATTTTATCCACGGTCATTGGAACGGCAGATTACTTCGGTGTGAAGCTAAAATTTTGGTAA
- the LOC107464880 gene encoding uncharacterized protein At4g17910 isoform X3 yields the protein MDPLKSFNSNKHLKEEFVSNLSGSSVLEIIALTITVPMLVLIRHSTSATGAFLKKKNDDAVSKSSNFKAYLSTLSLDFIIIVVPMLLCFTVLSNWTYIFTILLMLLTFVCIAAKRTAASSISIKGEHNSIREYITSYRVVVMIITFLCILAVDFRIFPRRYAKTETYGTSLMDLGVGSFVLANALVSRQARNITSVNWKTAIVSISPLITLGFLRLVTTTGVDYQVHVSEYGVHWNFFFTLAAVSILTSFVNVPPQYSGIFGLLVLVVYQFCLIHGLSAYLLSDERGMDIISQNKEGIHSIFGYWGMYLVGVQLGNYLIFGSHSSGLRSTKWVQIRVWILSIVFWLLTVFLDKHVERISRRTCNLPYVTSVLADNLQANILTGLVNLSVDTLSASSITALSVLLGYAYILSTVIGTADYFGVKLKFW from the exons ATGGATCCTCTCAAATCCTTCAACTCCAACAAGCATCTCAAAGAAGAATTTGTGAGCAATTTGAGTGGATCCTCTGTTCTCGAAATCATTGCTCTTACGATTACTGTCCCT ATGTTGGTCCTTATTCGACACTCCACTTCTGCAACTG GTGccttcttgaagaagaagaatgatgatGCAGTTTCCAAGTCTAGTAATTTCAAAGCATACTTATCTACATTGTCtttggattttattattattgttgttcctATGCTGTTGTGTTTCACG GTACTTTCAAACTGGACATATATATTCACAATTTTGTTAATGCTCTTAACATTCGTTTGTATTGCAGCCAAAAG GACTGCTGCTTCATCTATTTCTATCAAAGGAGAGCACAATTCTATTCGAGAATATATTACATCATACAGGGTGGTTGTG ATGATTATAACATTCCTGTGCATCTTGGCTGTTGACTTCAGAATATTTCCAAGAAGATATGCAAAGACTGAAACTTATGGAACTAGTTTG ATGGATCTTGGAGTTGGGTCATTTGTATTGGCGAATGCATTAGTTTCTCGGCAAGCACGAAATATCACATCTGT AAATTGGAAGACTGCAATAGTTTCAATTAGTCCACTGATCACGTTAGGGTTTCTTCGTCTTGTCACTACGACTGGTGTGGATTATCAG GTACATGTCAGTGAATATGGTGTGCATTGGAATTTCTTCTTCACACTTGCTGCCGTGTCAATCCTTACTTCATTTGTTAACGTTCCGCCGCAGTATTCTGGGATTTTTGGTTTGCTTGTCCTAGTAG TGTACCAGTTCTGTTTGATTCATGGTTTGAGCGCATACTTGCTTTCTGATGAAAGAGGAATGGATATCATTAGTCAAAATAAGGAGGGAATTCATAGTATATTTG GATACTGGGGCATGTATCTTGTTGGTGTTCAACTGggaaattatcttatctttggaaGCCATTCCTCTGGATTAAGAAGTACCAAATGGGTTCAGATTAGGGTCTGGATTCTGTCCATCGTATTTTG GTTATTAACTGTGTTTTTAGACAAGCATGTGGAAAGAATTTCGCGGAGAACG TGCAACCTGCCATATGTTACTAGTGTATTGGCCGACAACCTTCAG GCAAATATCCTCACAGGCTTGGTAAATCTTTCTGTTGATACCCTCTCTGCGTCATCAATTACAGCACTTTCCGTCTTGCTTGGGTATGCCTATATTTTATCCACGGTCATTGGAACGGCAGATTACTTCGGTGTGAAGCTAAAATTTTGGTAA
- the LOC107464880 gene encoding uncharacterized protein At4g17910 isoform X4 translates to MMMQFPSLVLSNWTYIFTILLMLLTFVCIAAKRTAASSISIKGEHNSIREYITSYRVVVMIITFLCILAVDFRIFPRRYAKTETYGTSLMDLGVGSFVLANALVSRQARNITSVNWKTAIVSISPLITLGFLRLVTTTGVDYQVHVSEYGVHWNFFFTLAAVSILTSFVNVPPQYSGIFGLLVLVVYQFCLIHGLSAYLLSDERGMDIISQNKEGIHSIFGYWGMYLVGVQLGNYLIFGSHSSGLRSTKWVQIRVWILSIVFWLLTVFLDKHVERISRRTCNLPYVTSVLADNLQLLSILMLGDLIPGSKTSVLEEALNRNLLATFLLANILTGLVNLSVDTLSASSITALSVLLGYAYILSTVIGTADYFGVKLKFW, encoded by the exons atgatgatGCAGTTTCCAAGTCTA GTACTTTCAAACTGGACATATATATTCACAATTTTGTTAATGCTCTTAACATTCGTTTGTATTGCAGCCAAAAG GACTGCTGCTTCATCTATTTCTATCAAAGGAGAGCACAATTCTATTCGAGAATATATTACATCATACAGGGTGGTTGTG ATGATTATAACATTCCTGTGCATCTTGGCTGTTGACTTCAGAATATTTCCAAGAAGATATGCAAAGACTGAAACTTATGGAACTAGTTTG ATGGATCTTGGAGTTGGGTCATTTGTATTGGCGAATGCATTAGTTTCTCGGCAAGCACGAAATATCACATCTGT AAATTGGAAGACTGCAATAGTTTCAATTAGTCCACTGATCACGTTAGGGTTTCTTCGTCTTGTCACTACGACTGGTGTGGATTATCAG GTACATGTCAGTGAATATGGTGTGCATTGGAATTTCTTCTTCACACTTGCTGCCGTGTCAATCCTTACTTCATTTGTTAACGTTCCGCCGCAGTATTCTGGGATTTTTGGTTTGCTTGTCCTAGTAG TGTACCAGTTCTGTTTGATTCATGGTTTGAGCGCATACTTGCTTTCTGATGAAAGAGGAATGGATATCATTAGTCAAAATAAGGAGGGAATTCATAGTATATTTG GATACTGGGGCATGTATCTTGTTGGTGTTCAACTGggaaattatcttatctttggaaGCCATTCCTCTGGATTAAGAAGTACCAAATGGGTTCAGATTAGGGTCTGGATTCTGTCCATCGTATTTTG GTTATTAACTGTGTTTTTAGACAAGCATGTGGAAAGAATTTCGCGGAGAACG TGCAACCTGCCATATGTTACTAGTGTATTGGCCGACAACCTTCAG CTATTATCAATTCTAATGCTGGGTGATCTTATTCCTGGAAGTAAAACTTCAGTACTAGAAGAAGCACTAAACCGAAACTTATTGGCTACGTTTCTTCTG GCAAATATCCTCACAGGCTTGGTAAATCTTTCTGTTGATACCCTCTCTGCGTCATCAATTACAGCACTTTCCGTCTTGCTTGGGTATGCCTATATTTTATCCACGGTCATTGGAACGGCAGATTACTTCGGTGTGAAGCTAAAATTTTGGTAA
- the LOC107464880 gene encoding uncharacterized protein At4g17910 isoform X2 yields the protein MDPLKSFNSNKHLKEEFVSNLSGSSVLEIIALTITVPMLVLIRHSTSATGAFLKKKNDDAVSKSSNFKAYLSTLSLDFIIIVVPMLLCFTVLSNWTYIFTILLMLLTFVCIAAKRTAASSISIKGEHNSIREYITSYRVVVMIITFLCILAVDFRIFPRRYAKTETYGTSLMDLGVGSFVLANALVSRQARNITSVNWKTAIVSISPLITLGFLRLVTTTGVDYQVHVSEYGVHWNFFFTLAAVSILTSFVNVPPQYSGIFGLLVLFCLIHGLSAYLLSDERGMDIISQNKEGIHSIFGYWGMYLVGVQLGNYLIFGSHSSGLRSTKWVQIRVWILSIVFWLLTVFLDKHVERISRRTCNLPYVTSVLADNLQLLSILMLGDLIPGSKTSVLEEALNRNLLATFLLANILTGLVNLSVDTLSASSITALSVLLGYAYILSTVIGTADYFGVKLKFW from the exons ATGGATCCTCTCAAATCCTTCAACTCCAACAAGCATCTCAAAGAAGAATTTGTGAGCAATTTGAGTGGATCCTCTGTTCTCGAAATCATTGCTCTTACGATTACTGTCCCT ATGTTGGTCCTTATTCGACACTCCACTTCTGCAACTG GTGccttcttgaagaagaagaatgatgatGCAGTTTCCAAGTCTAGTAATTTCAAAGCATACTTATCTACATTGTCtttggattttattattattgttgttcctATGCTGTTGTGTTTCACG GTACTTTCAAACTGGACATATATATTCACAATTTTGTTAATGCTCTTAACATTCGTTTGTATTGCAGCCAAAAG GACTGCTGCTTCATCTATTTCTATCAAAGGAGAGCACAATTCTATTCGAGAATATATTACATCATACAGGGTGGTTGTG ATGATTATAACATTCCTGTGCATCTTGGCTGTTGACTTCAGAATATTTCCAAGAAGATATGCAAAGACTGAAACTTATGGAACTAGTTTG ATGGATCTTGGAGTTGGGTCATTTGTATTGGCGAATGCATTAGTTTCTCGGCAAGCACGAAATATCACATCTGT AAATTGGAAGACTGCAATAGTTTCAATTAGTCCACTGATCACGTTAGGGTTTCTTCGTCTTGTCACTACGACTGGTGTGGATTATCAG GTACATGTCAGTGAATATGGTGTGCATTGGAATTTCTTCTTCACACTTGCTGCCGTGTCAATCCTTACTTCATTTGTTAACGTTCCGCCGCAGTATTCTGGGATTTTTGGTTTGCTTGTCCTA TTCTGTTTGATTCATGGTTTGAGCGCATACTTGCTTTCTGATGAAAGAGGAATGGATATCATTAGTCAAAATAAGGAGGGAATTCATAGTATATTTG GATACTGGGGCATGTATCTTGTTGGTGTTCAACTGggaaattatcttatctttggaaGCCATTCCTCTGGATTAAGAAGTACCAAATGGGTTCAGATTAGGGTCTGGATTCTGTCCATCGTATTTTG GTTATTAACTGTGTTTTTAGACAAGCATGTGGAAAGAATTTCGCGGAGAACG TGCAACCTGCCATATGTTACTAGTGTATTGGCCGACAACCTTCAG CTATTATCAATTCTAATGCTGGGTGATCTTATTCCTGGAAGTAAAACTTCAGTACTAGAAGAAGCACTAAACCGAAACTTATTGGCTACGTTTCTTCTG GCAAATATCCTCACAGGCTTGGTAAATCTTTCTGTTGATACCCTCTCTGCGTCATCAATTACAGCACTTTCCGTCTTGCTTGGGTATGCCTATATTTTATCCACGGTCATTGGAACGGCAGATTACTTCGGTGTGAAGCTAAAATTTTGGTAA